gttttgcttttgttacctgtgcttttggtgtcatatccgtGATATCATTGCCAAGAACAATGTTATGAAGCtttccccctatgttttcttgtaggagttttacagtttcaggtcttatgtttaagtctttaatacaCTTCGAGTTTGAGTTTCTTTGTATGGTGTAAGACAAAGGTCCAATTTCatattttgcatgtggatattaaATTTTCTCAAcacttgttgaagagactatcctttccccattgtgtaTTCTTGACAGTCTTATCAAAGATCAGTTGAACGTATATACATGGatttatttttgggctctctattctgttgattggtctgtatgtctgtcttGATActagtaccatactgttttgattactgtggttgtgtaatatattttgaaatcagaaagtgtcaTGACTTcagctttgctcttctttctcaagattgatttGGCTGTTTGCAagcttttgtggttccatataaattttacagTTGTTTTTCTATTCCTATGAAAAAGTGCCATTGAGATTTTGATAGGGACTGCACTGTCAACATCACTGATACTCAGGGAAATGTAAGTCAacaccacagtgagatatcatctcacacatgttaggatggctatttatttattaaacattttattttatttttttaatcctcacccgaggatatctttccattgatttttttagcgtggaagagagagggaaagacagaaatatcagatgtgagagaaacacatccattggttgcctcttgcacaagctTGACGAGGGcccgggtcagggaggagcctgcaaccgtggtacgtgtccttgatcggaatcaaacctgggaccctttggtccacaggccgactctgtATCCACTgaagcaaaccagctagggctagatggctatttaaaaatacaataaaataagtgttggcaaggatatgaacAAATTGGATTGaattgaaatgtaaatataaatgcaCACCAGTTTTCAAAGACTccatataaaaaaagaacataaaatatttaggatatatttgggttaaataaaaaatagttttgaaatcaattgcacttgtttctttttaatctttttaaatatggctactagaaaatttaaaattacatataagtGGTGggcaaagtaggcttacagttcattatttattaattacgaggcccggtgcactacaTTCGTGCACTGTAGGTGAGGGgtattcctcagcctggcctgcgccctctcgcagcccAAGATCCctcggcttaggcctgctcccaccactgctgctgtgctcaccagccgtgagcctggttcctgcgttgagtgtctgccccctggtggtcagtgcatgtcatagcgaccagttgttctgccattcggatttgcatattagccttttattatataggactagaggcctggtgcatgaattcgtgcatgggtggggtccctcagcctggccagtgatcgaggCTTATTGGGgagctggccggccagggggaggggctgtgggtggttggctggccggccctgccccgattggggtggtgcggcccaatcaggggtggggctggccaggggtcaGGGGGAGCTGATCGGGCCCAGAGCAGGCCGGTTGGCAGCCGCAGTGCAGTCagtcatagcaacaggtcgagCTCCCAGACAGTGGAACTCCCACCTGgggggacaatttgtatactagctttttattatataggattgtattattttccatagaaacctactttttcccacccccgTATGGCTCATATTATACTTCTGTTGGAATGACTATTCTAACACTGTGAGTCTTCTCATTAAAATTAAGGTTGGCAAAGTAAATTTACTAATATGTTTAAATCCCCAAAACTGCTAAGAACCTACCAATATGCTGGACTTTTTCATCAATGACCTCACAGTGGTACGGCCACCGTGTTGGGCTCAGTTCACCAGAAGAAGAGACACCATATAAATCTCGTGGCTCACGAAGACGTGGCACCCATCTCCCTAGCTGGTATTCCAATAGTATCTGTGTAGTCCGGGGGAAAAATGGGTCAGTGATGGAGTCAGCTGGGAAAAGATTCAAACATAATTATGAGTGTTAAGAAGCAAAACTCCAattgctataatttttaaaattgattctagaaagagagagaagaaggaagggagggagggaggaagagaggaagaggaaaggagacggagagggagagaaaataacATTGATTTGTTGATCCACTTATTGTTGcgttcattgattgattcttgtatgtgccctgactggggattgaacccagaaccttagtgtatcaggatgatgctctaaccaactgagctactcaacCAGGGCAAATccctataattttttaatatattctttttttccctctctaacACCATTAATTTGTGAATATCTGTAGATACAATTATAAATATCTTATAAttcatggcatttaaaaaataaaagtactaaaGAAATTTTTAACAACTGATCTTCACGATAGCTAAAGAAAAGTTGTTGATATCAAATACTATAAATTATACCAAATTGTCACTGCCACTCCAAAAACATTTttgattttgatagggattgcatttgttttttgcagcttttttctttttttagcaaaCTGTTTAGTGTTGAATCTTCTTAAACTTAATCACACTGAGGCAACTATTTGTCTAATAGGTTAAATACACCCACCGACCATAGTTCCTCACCACCTACTGGAACTATATTCTCTAAGGCTGTTATAGTGAACTTGCAGTTAAAACTTTTTCAGTTTTCATTCTAGGGCTACTGTGTGACACAACCCCAGGAACATAATTCACACAGAGTAAGATGGGGTTGTCACAAGTAGACAGTGAGGAGGCTCTCTCTCTGTTTCAATTGGATAACTGGGGCCTCAACTTGATGTTGATAATCACCCTTCCTTAAGATCATGTCCCTTGTCTTTTATGATGGTACACTTCCTGGTTCTCTCTCTACCTTTTACATACTTGGTTCCATTTGTCCCACTGACTCCTCTTGCTTTTCCACCTCTGAAACGTGGCTTTTAACCTAGATTTAGTTCTGGGTTATTTCTGTGTAATAGCAGATAACTGGACTAGGAGTCAGACACACTGAGTTCTGTTCTACCACTTTGTTTCTACATGATTTTGGTTGGCCAATGCAGCCTCTCTGAACATAAATCTTACTACTTGTAAATTAGAAATATTATCTTCCATTGCTACTTCTCAAGATTGTTATATAGatccatttattcaacagacAGTTATTAAGCATCTAGTATTCTATTATGTGAGTAGATCACATTTTGTCTAATTTACAATATGATTCAAAAATGGCAAGGCAACTATTTATgaattaggaaataaaattagattCATAACTCATATGATTTGTAAATGTAAATTTTAGAGAAATGAAATACCAAAATTCAAACAAGTacaaaaaagtatttgaagaaaactTTGATAATTATATTGATGATTTTAGAGTAGGGGCCTTTGTAGCTTaaacagatatataaaaaaagagccACAAACAAATAATGATAAACAACATTAAAATAATCCCAAACAATGAAAGCAATGTAAACAAAGTTAACAAGGATTACTATGAAAGAGCAATTCATAACACAAGGGAATATACATAGACAAGCATATGAAACAATTCTCAATTTCTTAGCAACCAAGGAAATGTTAGTTAAAACAGTGAATTTCCTCCTTTTTACCAAcagacttttaaacattttaaaaagaaaaagaagggcgGCAGGAAGTCCACAAAATAGTACTACAATTTTTTTAGCAAACTATTTACTGTTGAGTGTTCTTAAACTTCTTAAACTTAGTCACAAATTTTCTATGACTATGGGTATAGATATGTGTACAAATGCAAGAAAAAATTCTAGAAGGGTAAACACCAAACTGAGAATAGTGATTATCTCAAAAGTGAATATTTGCTTTAGGATGGCAGTGaaaaagtcaataataaaaataataaaggccttATCTTCAATTTCAAAATATCTGTGATAGATATAtgaatatttggaaaaaatattttaatgtgtatttgAAAGCACAACTCTAAATGTATAAATTCTAAAAAATCAAGTATACATCAAGATGCCCACATGCACATGTAAATTTGCTAATGAATGACTTTAAAGAAACTCTATATAGGCATACTTCATTTAAATAAAGATGCAGTTCCAAAACATTGTGTCCATTATAACTCCAGTTATACTGTAAATGCATTTGAAAAttggttttttaaagaaatgtcaaGGTAAATTCTTGTATTAAGTTCTTTATAAACTACTGACCATTTTCATTTAGTTTCATTAAAATCAGGTTTACCTAAAAcaaatcttaaaagttttaaCTCCAAAAGATTCTTATAAAAGTGaatacatttctctctccttatccAATAACAGAATAATAATTCCCTATATTATTCAAGCTGactttttttctagtttcctcatcttattatttttcttccactCATATAATATCATAAAGAGAAGGGAGAATATATGGATAAATTCAAACCTGTTAAAAGTGCACATTGGTGGAGATCTTCAAATTTCATGAAGGTATCCTCATCCTAAAACAAGagagtttaaaaacatttctcttttaaaaaccaaCAGCTTACAAAGCCAGAAAATTTTTACAACTTGTTTGTACTTAGAATTAAGTGTATGTGTTTAATctttaatgaaaaaaagtaaaggatTATTATAGGCTACTGGTCTCAAAGCACACACTTTGAGACCAGTAGCCTTAAAGTTTTCATCTTTCATTCCTCTTCTTCCACAGGGTAAGGTCGTATTAATAATTGtagggaagaaataaaagtttaaagatTCTTGGTAAGCTTAGCAAAACAATCTAAATTAAGAATaagtaacaaaaaaagaaaagaaacccagccctggcctgtgtggcttagttcgttgggcatcatcccatgcatcaaaagattgtgggctcaattccaggtcagggcacatgcctgggttgtaggctcgattctcctgtagggggtgtgcaggagggagccgatccatgttccactctcacatggatgcttctctttctctctccctctcccttcctctagctctaaacattaataaaagtattattttttaaaaagaaaataaatgcagaagGCCATAGACTTAAAGCGTTAAACATCATTTTGGGGAGCTTATTTGGGGACCTTAACTTATATACATGATAATTTATACTTTACTAAAGTGTGATGAAAACATCTCACAAATATTATTAGAACCagacaaaatgtttttaaatactgcattttgtttttttcccctttttcttcctccatgTCCTTTCCTTTGTTACATCAGAGCCACACTAAACCTATTACGGAGCTACAGAGTAGGTTTAAAACACAGAAGGTTCCAATATATGATACATATTATGATGAATACAGTAGACTCAGTACATATAAGAAAGTGGACAGGGAGTATAAAAACCCCTAATAatgatttaatatacatattttagtaAAATTCAGAAGAATCttatccaaattttttttctcagaaaaagaCAACCAATATACTAATAGGTTCTCTTTCTAGATGGGGCATAATGTACACAGTAATATCTTGGCTTTCAATCAAATTACTTCCCAACTTCAATGACAAGTGATTTAAACATCCAAGTGATTCTTATACTCAATTGGTTTTATAATACTTTTACTGGGAATCTACATAACACAAGTTTTATCTCAAAGTAAATAAGATAGAGTTGAGGAAAACATACTGATTCATCTTCATCACTGATTGATCTATCTGAATAGTCTTCTTCTGAATCTTCTGACATCTCTTCAGTATTTGGCttggtatttcttctttttagtaGGTGGGCTGTAAATGTAAGACAATTTCTAAGGACTTTACCAacagtttttaaatgaaagtgtTCATTACACTGTAtgagtatccaaaatatattctattgtatTTAATTGACAACAGGcttctttttattaaagtgtATGTGTTTAATCTTTAATGAAAAACAGTATAAATACTACTAAATATCCAATATTC
The genomic region above belongs to Eptesicus fuscus isolate TK198812 chromosome 14, DD_ASM_mEF_20220401, whole genome shotgun sequence and contains:
- the AGBL3 gene encoding cytosolic carboxypeptidase 3 isoform X4 yields the protein MSEDSEEDYSDRSISDEDESDEDTFMKFEDLHQCALLTADSITDPFFPRTTQILLEYQLGRWVPRLREPRDLYGVSSSGELSPTRWPYHCEVIDEKVQHIDTTPPYSEPVYIPTGLENEPIYSNSKEDTVVYLAEDAYKEPCFVYSRVGGNRTALKQPVDNCDSTLMFEARFESGNLQKGRI
- the AGBL3 gene encoding cytosolic carboxypeptidase 3 isoform X5, which produces MSEDSEEDYSDRSISDEDESDEDTFMKFEDLHQCALLTADSITDPFFPRTTQILLEYQLGRWVPRLREPRDLYGVSSSGELSPTRWPYHCEVIDEKVQHID